The following are from one region of the Bacteroidota bacterium genome:
- the cas2 gene encoding CRISPR-associated endonuclease Cas2, translating to MYVILVYDINVKRVGKMLKLCRRYLNWIQNSVFEGELTEGKLKSLIANAENIMKKEEDSLIIFKSRNEKWLEKEVIGKDKNPLDNFL from the coding sequence ATGTATGTAATTCTTGTGTACGACATCAACGTAAAAAGAGTAGGCAAAATGCTTAAATTATGTCGAAGATATTTAAATTGGATTCAAAACTCTGTTTTTGAAGGCGAACTTACAGAAGGCAAATTAAAATCGCTAATAGCAAATGCAGAAAATATTATGAAAAAGGAAGAAGACAGTTTAATAATTTTTAAAAGCCGTAATGAAAAATGGCTTGAAAAAGAGGTAATAGGGAAAGATAAAAACCCATTAGATAATTTTTTGTAG